Proteins co-encoded in one Kribbella qitaiheensis genomic window:
- a CDS encoding peptidoglycan-binding domain-containing protein: protein MGNRVVSDFVNGLAVQRLKEGDGPSHDVGVIQQQLNLVSGVARLAITGRFDAATTAAAKAFQRKLIAEAVAGVVEDGIVVGVTHAQLKTRAPSVTISGTDTVVVGPGNTQVPMSPALGTHKKVLAGAKGVAVKELQERLNNSGATTGKKLVIDGIFGGLTDAALKEFQTSAKVTANGIADPGTWAKLETAGAASQGHVEFDWREEVEGVKNVGLRAAYDWKLSKTALAISVGITFNKKHGGVEAKIGQWLSDIKEIWSTFKAVNHSDPKKKSMNLDFKAVRGGSDHAVDVFRFDTALPKKQRGDSRSNSGTWYTIDPRRSMAPHEFGHLIGLADEYNRTEDHYVTTTGEEPDVGDPAGVAADGTKLATNIKANLPLSDVLAAPIAAADDKRWGAKLAGVVNGGLGEKQGGFSRFVAQEYAKANAGASVYDDIQAAFNAKAVTGFQDNFRLAVTPFLYSNKSLMGTMETTPAKGGGGLKAADHEHPIEPRHVQPYVNLLAKEWTLQTGAADVWKPERR from the coding sequence GTGGGGAATCGGGTCGTCTCCGATTTCGTCAACGGTCTCGCGGTCCAGCGGCTCAAGGAAGGCGACGGGCCCTCGCACGACGTGGGGGTGATCCAGCAGCAGCTGAATCTCGTCAGCGGTGTGGCCCGCCTCGCGATCACCGGCCGCTTCGACGCGGCGACAACCGCCGCCGCCAAGGCGTTCCAGCGCAAGCTGATCGCCGAGGCTGTTGCCGGCGTGGTGGAGGACGGCATCGTCGTCGGCGTCACGCACGCCCAGCTGAAGACGCGTGCGCCATCAGTCACCATCAGTGGTACCGACACCGTCGTCGTCGGTCCGGGGAACACTCAAGTTCCCATGAGCCCCGCGCTCGGAACGCACAAGAAGGTGCTGGCCGGCGCCAAGGGCGTCGCGGTCAAGGAGTTGCAGGAGCGGCTCAACAACAGCGGTGCCACCACCGGCAAGAAGCTGGTCATCGACGGCATCTTCGGTGGCCTGACCGACGCCGCGCTGAAGGAGTTCCAGACCAGCGCCAAGGTGACCGCCAACGGAATCGCCGACCCCGGTACGTGGGCGAAGCTCGAGACCGCCGGTGCCGCGAGCCAGGGGCATGTCGAGTTCGACTGGCGCGAGGAGGTGGAGGGCGTGAAGAACGTGGGCCTGCGCGCGGCGTACGACTGGAAGCTCTCCAAGACCGCGCTGGCGATCAGCGTCGGGATCACCTTCAACAAGAAGCACGGTGGGGTCGAGGCGAAGATCGGCCAGTGGCTGAGCGACATCAAGGAGATCTGGAGCACCTTCAAGGCCGTCAACCACAGTGATCCGAAGAAGAAGAGCATGAACCTCGACTTCAAGGCTGTTCGCGGCGGCTCGGATCACGCCGTCGACGTGTTCAGGTTCGACACCGCGCTGCCGAAGAAGCAACGCGGCGACAGCCGGTCTAACTCGGGCACCTGGTACACGATCGACCCGCGTCGCTCGATGGCTCCGCACGAGTTCGGCCACCTGATCGGGCTCGCCGACGAGTACAACCGGACCGAGGACCACTACGTGACCACCACCGGCGAGGAGCCGGACGTCGGCGACCCGGCCGGCGTGGCCGCGGACGGCACCAAGCTCGCGACCAACATCAAGGCCAACCTGCCGCTCAGCGACGTACTGGCAGCCCCGATCGCCGCCGCTGACGACAAGCGCTGGGGCGCGAAGCTGGCCGGCGTGGTGAACGGGGGCCTGGGGGAGAAGCAGGGCGGCTTCTCTCGCTTCGTCGCGCAGGAGTATGCCAAGGCCAATGCGGGCGCTTCGGTCTACGACGACATCCAGGCGGCGTTCAACGCCAAGGCGGTGACCGGATTCCAGGACAACTTCCGCCTCGCGGTCACCCCCTTCCTCTACTCCAACAAGAGTCTGATGGGAACTATGGAAACCACACCGGCCAAGGGCGGCGGAGGTCTGAAGGCCGCGGATCACGAGCACCCGATCGAACCGCGGCACGTGCAGCCGTACGTGAACCTGCTGGCCAAGGAGTGGACGCTGCAGACCGGCGCCGCCGACGTCTGGAAGCCGGAACGCCGATGA
- a CDS encoding tetratricopeptide repeat protein: MTVSGKSIESLLDGVPEQPGTALRLSESPLWDRQRRFYDRGAPDIWGSGAVPHGITGNPRIASTYARIAQEFLRASMTADTAEVPHIVEFGGGTGRFAYLFVRQLRALAPGLRFTYVVTDFAADRVQAWAAHPSYRPFIDEGLIDFAVLDADNPGPLELLVSGRTITPGSLRAPVIGIANYVFDTLRHDCFALSGGDLMELKVAPVGDDQEPSIEWESAPCGEIADDLAAVLDHYRDWLDDTAVLAPVGGMRCLEFLDDLTQGPSLAIIADKGHRTRVELCSYPSPSVVFHGSAFSLMVNFDLLARWVRQRGGVGILPTEPANSLVVGAFVQGPMPEPERLTAWVQDQLVDTGPDNAFSLRPLLSTASSLSLEAMLASLRLSRSDPTLLIEFLPTLLDVLPGAPEVVKNEMHRLLGQVWDNYFPIGEPIDMALCMGLILSAIQRFPDAIEFLELSVKDHPESAPAAFAMAVALRGMRDLRAARDWVDRALEFEPGFSEARSLRAMLAESDAGVF; the protein is encoded by the coding sequence ATGACCGTTTCCGGAAAGTCGATCGAGTCGCTGCTCGACGGAGTACCAGAGCAGCCCGGTACTGCGCTGCGCCTGTCCGAGTCGCCGTTGTGGGACCGGCAGCGGCGCTTCTACGACCGCGGTGCGCCGGACATCTGGGGGAGTGGCGCCGTACCGCACGGCATCACCGGCAACCCGCGGATCGCCAGCACGTACGCCCGGATCGCCCAGGAGTTCCTCCGCGCGAGCATGACGGCTGACACCGCGGAGGTGCCGCACATCGTCGAGTTCGGGGGCGGGACCGGCCGGTTCGCGTACCTGTTCGTCCGGCAACTGAGAGCGCTTGCTCCCGGTCTGCGCTTCACCTACGTGGTGACCGACTTCGCGGCCGATCGGGTGCAGGCGTGGGCCGCCCACCCGTCGTACCGGCCCTTCATCGACGAAGGCCTGATCGACTTCGCCGTCCTCGACGCCGACAACCCCGGCCCGCTCGAGCTTCTCGTCTCCGGCCGGACCATCACTCCCGGCTCGCTGCGCGCACCGGTGATCGGCATCGCCAACTACGTGTTCGACACCTTGCGCCACGACTGTTTCGCCCTCAGCGGCGGCGACCTGATGGAGCTGAAGGTGGCGCCGGTCGGCGACGACCAGGAACCGTCGATCGAGTGGGAGAGCGCTCCCTGTGGTGAGATCGCCGATGATCTCGCTGCCGTCCTCGACCACTACCGGGACTGGCTGGACGACACCGCCGTTCTCGCGCCGGTCGGCGGGATGCGCTGCCTGGAGTTCCTGGACGACCTGACCCAGGGCCCGAGTCTCGCGATCATCGCCGACAAGGGGCACCGGACCAGGGTAGAGCTGTGTTCGTACCCCAGCCCATCAGTGGTGTTCCACGGCAGCGCGTTCTCGCTGATGGTCAATTTCGACCTGCTCGCCCGCTGGGTACGGCAGCGTGGCGGCGTCGGGATCCTGCCCACCGAGCCCGCGAACAGCCTGGTGGTCGGTGCTTTCGTGCAAGGACCGATGCCGGAGCCGGAGCGGCTGACCGCCTGGGTTCAGGACCAACTGGTCGATACCGGTCCCGACAACGCGTTCAGCCTCCGCCCCTTGCTCAGTACGGCGAGTTCGCTGTCGCTGGAGGCGATGCTGGCGAGCCTGCGCCTGTCGCGATCCGACCCGACGTTGCTGATCGAGTTCCTGCCCACCTTGCTGGACGTCCTGCCGGGCGCTCCCGAGGTCGTCAAGAACGAGATGCACCGGCTCCTCGGCCAGGTCTGGGACAACTACTTCCCGATCGGCGAACCGATCGACATGGCATTGTGCATGGGCCTGATCCTGTCCGCCATCCAGCGTTTCCCCGACGCGATCGAATTCCTGGAGCTCTCGGTCAAAGATCACCCGGAGAGCGCGCCCGCGGCGTTCGCGATGGCTGTGGCGCTGCGTGGCATGCGCGATCTCCGCGCGGCCCGGGACTGGGTCGACCGCGCTCTCGAGTTCGAACCCGGCTTCTCCGAGGCGCGCTCGTTGCGGGCCATGCTGGCCGAGTCCGACGCGGGAGTGTTCTGA
- a CDS encoding YbjN domain-containing protein, with protein sequence MFREVLDFLAADGWPVAPDSFDGVPCIRTRFIGSAEAWDCRARPYDPFGQLAFESILPISVDAGQLEAITQLVVRANWRLLTGAFQLDLDTGELVFRTMVFLSDGVELPEPLCRGLIYSNVLTVDRCLAEFKAGPPPVTTRSRPTSASRSERDCCLGDGVPGEQAERRTLMPAGSSKKRERQYEHIKAGLKKRGRSEDTAEEIAARTVNKERARSGEAKAQLAKAVGRG encoded by the coding sequence ATGTTCCGCGAGGTTCTCGACTTCCTGGCCGCTGACGGTTGGCCGGTCGCGCCCGACTCCTTCGACGGCGTTCCGTGCATCCGGACGCGGTTCATCGGCAGCGCGGAGGCCTGGGACTGCCGCGCGCGCCCGTACGACCCGTTCGGCCAGCTCGCGTTCGAGTCGATCCTGCCGATCAGCGTCGATGCCGGCCAGCTCGAAGCCATCACCCAACTCGTCGTTCGGGCGAACTGGCGGCTGCTGACCGGCGCCTTCCAGCTGGATCTCGACACCGGCGAGCTGGTGTTCCGGACGATGGTGTTCCTGTCCGACGGGGTCGAACTGCCCGAACCGCTGTGCCGCGGGCTGATCTACAGCAACGTGCTCACCGTGGACCGCTGCCTGGCCGAGTTCAAGGCGGGCCCGCCGCCGGTGACGACCCGATCGAGGCCTACGAGCGCCTCGCGCTCTGAGCGCGATTGTTGCCTGGGCGACGGGGTACCGGGCGAGCAGGCGGAAAGGAGAACTCTCATGCCTGCTGGTTCGAGCAAGAAGCGTGAGCGACAGTACGAGCACATCAAGGCCGGACTGAAGAAACGCGGCCGCAGCGAGGACACGGCCGAGGAGATCGCCGCCCGCACGGTCAACAAGGAACGGGCCCGCTCCGGCGAGGCCAAGGCTCAGCTCGCCAAGGCCGTCGGCCGGGGCTGA
- a CDS encoding GAF and ANTAR domain-containing protein, with protein sequence MDVDHSSNVGGSGLDACLEYDMFNPAELSVADVFARLATELHDSDGVDETVDAVVEFAVRALSCSHAGVVFVARGGRPEIAAVSDPAIRTIYECQIDVGDGPMVESLREGAVVHIPDAKADPRWPSWSELVSGFGIHSVLHLPLAVTDRRVGGVLSVYSTAPAAFTADDEAVAHILARHAAVALSSAREEASLAQAVDARKLIGQAMGILMERFDLDADRAFEVLKRYSQDGNIKLREVAQQLVDTRKLPRS encoded by the coding sequence ATGGACGTTGACCACTCCAGCAACGTGGGTGGCTCTGGCCTTGATGCATGCCTGGAGTACGACATGTTCAACCCCGCAGAATTGTCCGTCGCCGACGTGTTCGCGCGCCTGGCGACCGAGTTGCACGATTCCGACGGTGTCGACGAGACCGTCGACGCGGTCGTGGAGTTCGCCGTCCGGGCGCTCAGCTGCAGTCATGCGGGTGTCGTCTTCGTGGCCCGTGGCGGCCGGCCGGAGATCGCCGCGGTCAGCGATCCCGCGATCAGGACCATCTACGAGTGCCAGATCGACGTCGGTGACGGTCCGATGGTCGAGTCCCTTCGCGAGGGGGCCGTGGTCCACATCCCGGATGCGAAGGCCGATCCGCGCTGGCCGAGCTGGTCCGAGCTGGTCAGCGGGTTCGGCATCCATTCCGTCCTGCATCTCCCGCTGGCGGTGACCGACCGGCGCGTCGGCGGCGTACTGAGCGTCTACAGCACCGCCCCGGCCGCCTTCACGGCCGACGACGAAGCGGTCGCGCACATCCTGGCCCGGCATGCGGCGGTGGCGCTGTCCTCGGCGCGCGAAGAGGCGAGCCTGGCGCAGGCGGTCGACGCGCGGAAGTTGATCGGCCAGGCGATGGGAATCCTGATGGAACGCTTCGACCTGGACGCCGACCGGGCCTTCGAGGTGCTGAAGCGCTACTCGCAGGACGGCAACATCAAGCTCCGCGAAGTCGCCCAGCAACTCGTCGACACCCGCAAGCTGCCGCGCTCGTAG